A part of Pectobacterium cacticida genomic DNA contains:
- the npr gene encoding PTS phosphocarrier protein NPr translates to MTVRQTVEIKNKLGMHARPAMKLFELVQCFNAEVILRNESGTEAEASSVIAMLMLDSAKGRLIEIEATGPDEEQALSAVVRLFDAGFDED, encoded by the coding sequence ATGACAGTACGGCAAACGGTTGAAATCAAAAACAAGCTGGGCATGCATGCTCGCCCGGCCATGAAGCTGTTTGAACTGGTGCAGTGTTTTAATGCCGAAGTGATACTGCGTAACGAGAGTGGTACAGAAGCTGAAGCGAGCAGCGTGATTGCAATGCTCATGCTGGATTCGGCCAAGGGCCGCCTCATCGAGATAGAAGCAACGGGGCCAGATGAAGAACAAGCGCTTTCCGCCGTCGTCCGCCTGTTCGATGCCGGGTTTGACGAAGACTAG
- the aaeB gene encoding p-hydroxybenzoic acid efflux pump subunit AaeB, translating to MPLISATLFTTPTFARLRFSFKLSFAIVLSLFLGFHLQLETPRWSVLTAAIVAAGPAFAAGGEPFSGAIRHRGILRIIGTFIGCIGALIIIIATVSAPVVMLMLCCIWAGFCTWISSLVKVENAYVFGLAGYTALIIIVSTEGMPLLTPQFAVERCSEIVLGIVCAILADLLFSPRSIKQNVDRSISELLVEQYRLLQLSINGADKESIDAAWHALVRKTTALNGMRSNLMLESSRWQNSNRRLISLHTQSLTMITQACEAYLILRDEPTPIKSSLKLILDRPVESLRDVHCRLKALRQLIAADSRDVPPMLIGWIGAATRYQLLAKGVQTNGRITSIEADILNSDVKMKAPSAETRHAMINGLRTGVATALGCLFWLSTGWTSGSVCMVMIAVVTSLAMRLPNPQMVAKDFLFGTIFALPLGALIFMFIMPSTQQSMLLLCLSLGGMAFFLGLEVQKRRLGSLGALASTINILVLDNPMTFNISQFLDNAIGQIIGSFLALIVILLIRDNTKAHTGRVLLNRFVYGAVSALTTNTTRRKENHLPALYQQLFLLLNRFPNDIAKYRLALWLIIMHQRLRTLDIPPNAALSAFHRQLRATAEQVISARRDASRHRHFMRLLEELERYQQMLKEQQLPSQMTEPVRRLTGILHDYQHALDH from the coding sequence ATGCCGTTGATAAGCGCCACGTTATTTACGACGCCGACATTCGCACGCCTTCGCTTTTCTTTTAAGCTGAGTTTTGCGATTGTATTGTCTCTATTCCTGGGGTTTCATCTCCAATTGGAAACTCCGCGCTGGTCGGTATTGACGGCGGCGATTGTCGCGGCTGGCCCGGCGTTTGCTGCCGGTGGTGAACCCTTCTCCGGTGCAATCCGGCATCGTGGTATTTTGCGTATTATCGGCACTTTCATTGGCTGTATCGGCGCACTTATCATCATTATTGCTACCGTGAGTGCACCCGTTGTGATGTTGATGCTGTGCTGCATCTGGGCGGGCTTTTGTACCTGGATTTCCTCGCTGGTTAAAGTCGAGAATGCCTATGTATTCGGGCTGGCAGGCTATACCGCACTGATTATTATTGTCTCAACGGAGGGAATGCCGCTATTGACGCCACAGTTTGCTGTAGAGCGCTGTAGCGAAATTGTGTTGGGTATCGTTTGCGCCATTCTGGCCGATTTACTGTTTTCACCCCGCTCGATCAAGCAGAACGTTGACCGAAGCATTAGTGAGTTGCTGGTGGAACAATACCGACTCTTGCAGCTCAGTATCAACGGTGCGGATAAGGAAAGCATTGATGCGGCGTGGCATGCGCTAGTGCGTAAAACGACCGCGCTAAACGGCATGCGCAGTAACCTGATGTTGGAATCCTCGCGCTGGCAGAACAGCAATCGTCGTCTCATCTCCCTGCATACGCAATCGCTGACGATGATCACGCAGGCATGCGAAGCCTATCTGATATTGCGCGATGAACCTACGCCGATTAAAAGCAGCCTGAAATTAATATTGGATCGACCAGTTGAGTCGCTGCGCGATGTGCATTGCCGTCTGAAGGCGCTGCGTCAATTGATTGCGGCGGATAGCCGTGACGTGCCGCCGATGCTGATCGGTTGGATTGGGGCGGCGACACGCTACCAGCTGTTGGCGAAGGGGGTGCAGACCAACGGGCGTATCACGTCAATTGAGGCTGATATACTAAACAGCGATGTGAAAATGAAAGCCCCTTCCGCGGAAACCCGTCATGCAATGATCAACGGGTTACGTACCGGTGTGGCGACGGCGTTAGGCTGTCTATTTTGGCTTAGCACGGGCTGGACTTCCGGCAGCGTCTGTATGGTAATGATCGCGGTGGTCACGTCGCTTGCTATGCGTTTGCCGAACCCACAAATGGTGGCAAAAGATTTTCTTTTCGGAACGATCTTTGCGCTGCCGCTGGGAGCGCTGATCTTCATGTTTATTATGCCGTCGACGCAGCAAAGTATGCTGTTGCTGTGCCTGAGTTTAGGGGGAATGGCTTTTTTCCTGGGGCTTGAAGTACAAAAGCGCCGACTGGGTTCGTTGGGGGCATTAGCCAGCACGATTAATATTCTGGTGCTGGATAATCCGATGACATTTAATATTAGCCAGTTTTTGGACAATGCGATCGGGCAGATCATTGGATCTTTTCTGGCGCTGATTGTCATCCTGCTGATTCGCGATAACACGAAGGCGCATACCGGGAGAGTGCTGTTGAACCGCTTTGTGTATGGTGCGGTTTCAGCGTTAACCACGAACACGACACGGCGCAAGGAAAATCACCTGCCTGCGCTATACCAACAACTATTCCTGCTGCTAAACCGCTTCCCTAATGATATTGCCAAGTATCGTCTCGCGCTATGGTTGATCATTATGCATCAGCGCTTAAGAACACTGGATATTCCGCCAAATGCGGCGCTCTCTGCTTTTCATCGCCAGCTTCGTGCAACGGCGGAACAGGTGATCTCCGCGCGACGCGACGCCTCGCGTCACCGTCATTTTATGCGGCTGTTAGAGGAGCTTGAGCGTTATCAACAAATGCTGAAGGAGCAACAGCTTCCTTCACAGATGACTGAGCCAGTCAGGCGATTAACCGGAATTCTCCATGATTATCAACATGCGCTGGATCACTAA
- the ptsN gene encoding PTS IIA-like nitrogen regulatory protein PtsN: protein MNHDPEFQLSTLLRPECTRSHVHCQSKKRALEIISELAAQQLNIPAQILFEAMLTRERMGSTGIGGGIAIPHGKLEDDNVLNAIGVLIHLEHPIAFDAIDNQPVDLLFALLVPAEQCKTHLHTLSLVAKRLADKAVCRRLRAAQSDEELYQIMAEAD, encoded by the coding sequence ATGAATCACGATCCAGAATTCCAACTCAGCACCCTATTACGTCCTGAGTGCACACGCAGCCATGTCCATTGCCAGAGTAAAAAACGCGCTCTGGAAATTATCAGCGAGCTGGCCGCCCAGCAGCTTAACATCCCTGCACAGATACTTTTTGAAGCCATGTTGACGCGGGAGCGCATGGGCAGTACGGGAATTGGCGGCGGCATCGCTATCCCACACGGTAAGCTGGAAGACGATAACGTATTAAACGCTATTGGTGTGCTCATCCACTTAGAACACCCTATCGCTTTTGATGCGATTGATAACCAGCCCGTAGATCTCCTTTTTGCCTTGCTGGTTCCGGCTGAACAATGTAAAACCCATTTGCATACGCTATCGCTTGTTGCCAAGCGGCTGGCGGATAAGGCCGTTTGCCGACGCCTGCGAGCGGCACAAAGCGACGAAGAACTGTACCAGATTATGGCGGAGGCCGATTAA
- the aaeR gene encoding HTH-type transcriptional activator AaeR yields MERLKSMSVFARVVECGSFTAAARQLQMSVSAVSQTITKLEDTLQIKLLNRSTRSIGLTEAGKIYYHGCRRMLHEAHEAHEQLYAFNNTPIGTLRIGSSSTMAQNVLATMTAAMLKEYPGLSVNLVTGIPAPDLITDGLDIVIRVGALQDSSLFSKRLGSMPMVVCAAKSYLAQHGAPDKPADMVNFSWLEYSVRPDSEFELIAPEGMSTRLSPQGRFVTNDPQTLVRWLKTGAGIAYVPLMWVVDDIHRGDIEILFSRYHSDPRPVYALYTRKDNLPLKVQVCINYMTEYFKNVAMTYQAYRQDHGEEKK; encoded by the coding sequence ATGGAAAGATTAAAGAGTATGTCGGTTTTTGCACGCGTGGTGGAATGTGGTTCTTTTACCGCCGCCGCTCGCCAGTTACAGATGAGTGTATCCGCCGTCAGCCAGACTATCACCAAGTTGGAAGATACCCTCCAGATTAAGCTGCTAAACCGTAGTACACGCAGTATCGGCCTGACGGAAGCGGGGAAAATTTACTACCACGGCTGCCGTCGCATGCTGCATGAGGCCCACGAGGCGCATGAGCAACTCTATGCCTTCAACAATACGCCGATCGGCACGTTACGCATCGGCAGTTCTTCTACTATGGCGCAGAATGTGTTAGCGACGATGACTGCTGCGATGCTGAAAGAGTATCCCGGCCTATCCGTAAATCTGGTCACTGGCATTCCCGCGCCCGACCTGATTACTGATGGGCTGGATATCGTTATTCGCGTCGGGGCGCTACAGGACTCTAGCCTGTTCTCGAAACGCCTGGGCTCAATGCCGATGGTCGTCTGCGCGGCAAAAAGCTATCTGGCACAGCACGGCGCGCCGGATAAACCGGCAGATATGGTGAATTTTTCCTGGCTGGAATACAGCGTGCGGCCCGACAGTGAATTCGAGCTGATCGCCCCTGAGGGAATGTCGACCCGACTCTCACCGCAAGGGCGCTTTGTCACCAACGATCCACAAACGCTCGTGCGCTGGCTCAAAACTGGCGCTGGCATTGCGTATGTCCCGCTTATGTGGGTCGTGGACGACATTCATCGTGGCGACATTGAAATCCTGTTCAGCCGCTACCACTCTGACCCGCGCCCGGTGTATGCCCTTTATACACGTAAAGATAACCTGCCGTTAAAAGTGCAAGTCTGCATTAACTACATGACGGAGTACTTTAAAAACGTCGCGATGACCTATCAGGCCTATCGCCAGGATCACGGCGAGGAAAAAAAGTAG
- the tldD gene encoding metalloprotease TldD → MSLSFVSEQLLTANKLNLDDLAVVLGSLNERRLDYADLYFQSSYHESWVLEDRIIKDGSYNIDQGVGIRAIEGEKTGFAYADQITLNALHQSALAARSIVREPGAGAVHTLGEVAHRPLYPALNPLDSLTREDKIALLQRADTVARAADVRVQEVSASLTGVYEQVLVAATDGTLAADIRPLVRLSISVLVEAEGRRERGACGGGVRGGYDYFWEITDGEARVDAWAKEAVRMALVNLSAVAAPAGSMPVVLGAGWPGVLLHEAVGHGLEGDFNRRGTSVFSGQMGKLVASELCTVVDDGTLNGRRGSLTMDDEGVAGQYNVLIENGILKGYMQDKLNARLMGVAPTGNGRRESYAHLPMPRMTNTYMLAGKSTPEEIISSVEYGLYAPNFGGGQVDITSGKFVFSTSEAYLIENGRISTPVKGATLIGSGIEAMQQISMVGNDLALDNGVGVCGKEGQSVPVGVGQPTLKLESLTVGGTA, encoded by the coding sequence ATGAGCCTTTCGTTTGTCAGTGAGCAATTACTCACCGCCAATAAATTAAATCTTGACGATCTCGCCGTTGTTCTGGGGTCGCTTAATGAGCGCCGTTTAGACTATGCCGATCTCTATTTCCAATCCAGTTACCATGAGTCCTGGGTACTGGAAGATCGCATCATTAAAGACGGCTCCTACAATATCGATCAGGGCGTGGGTATCCGAGCGATTGAGGGTGAGAAAACCGGTTTTGCGTATGCCGATCAAATTACGCTGAACGCATTACATCAGAGTGCGCTGGCAGCGCGGAGCATCGTGCGGGAACCCGGAGCAGGGGCGGTACATACGCTGGGTGAAGTGGCACATCGCCCACTCTATCCAGCATTGAACCCGCTGGATAGCCTGACGCGCGAAGATAAAATTGCGTTATTACAACGAGCAGATACCGTTGCCCGCGCCGCTGATGTGCGTGTACAAGAAGTCTCGGCCAGTCTGACGGGGGTGTATGAACAGGTGTTGGTCGCGGCGACAGACGGTACGCTGGCGGCGGATATTCGTCCATTGGTGCGCTTGTCAATCAGCGTGCTGGTTGAGGCCGAAGGACGACGAGAACGCGGCGCCTGCGGCGGTGGTGTGCGCGGCGGTTACGATTACTTCTGGGAAATCACCGATGGAGAGGCGCGCGTCGATGCCTGGGCGAAAGAAGCGGTGCGAATGGCATTGGTTAATCTGTCGGCCGTGGCGGCGCCTGCTGGCTCTATGCCGGTAGTGCTGGGGGCGGGCTGGCCCGGCGTGTTACTGCATGAAGCTGTCGGTCACGGTCTGGAAGGTGATTTTAATCGCCGTGGCACATCCGTATTCAGCGGACAGATGGGGAAACTCGTCGCGTCGGAACTTTGTACCGTAGTGGATGATGGCACGCTAAACGGGCGCCGAGGTTCCCTTACAATGGATGATGAAGGCGTGGCAGGGCAGTACAACGTGCTCATCGAAAACGGGATTCTGAAAGGCTATATGCAGGACAAACTGAATGCGCGTTTGATGGGCGTTGCGCCAACGGGTAATGGCCGCCGTGAATCGTATGCGCATCTACCGATGCCACGAATGACGAATACCTACATGCTGGCGGGTAAATCGACGCCAGAAGAGATAATTTCCAGCGTTGAATATGGTCTCTATGCGCCAAATTTTGGCGGCGGTCAGGTGGATATCACATCGGGTAAGTTCGTTTTCTCGACATCCGAGGCATATCTGATCGAAAACGGTCGTATTAGTACGCCGGTCAAGGGCGCTACGTTAATTGGTTCTGGTATCGAAGCGATGCAGCAAATCTCCATGGTTGGTAATGATTTGGCGCTCGATAACGGCGTCGGCGTGTGTGGTAAAGAAGGGCAAAGTGTGCCCGTCGGCGTTGGTCAACCTACGCTGAAGCTGGAGAGTCTGACGGTAGGCGGCACGGCATAA
- the yjgA gene encoding ribosome biogenesis factor YjgA codes for MKQKYEDWLNDIPENQEDDEDDEIIWVSKSEIKRDAEALKDLGAELVDLGKNALEKIPLDDDLRSAVELAQRIKKEGRRRQLQLIGKLLRARDPEPIQSALDKLNNRHNQQVALFHKLEQLRDRLIAEGDNAIPDILALYPHADRQQLRSLTRNAQKEKAAEKPPKAARQIFQYLRELAETVD; via the coding sequence ATGAAGCAAAAGTACGAAGACTGGCTAAATGACATCCCCGAAAATCAAGAAGACGACGAAGATGATGAAATTATTTGGGTCAGCAAAAGCGAAATAAAACGCGATGCCGAAGCGCTGAAAGATCTCGGTGCCGAGTTGGTCGATCTGGGGAAAAATGCCCTTGAGAAGATCCCTTTGGATGACGATCTGCGTTCTGCGGTGGAACTGGCGCAACGGATCAAGAAGGAAGGCCGCCGCCGCCAGTTACAGTTGATAGGCAAGCTGTTACGCGCCCGCGATCCAGAGCCGATTCAAAGCGCGCTGGATAAACTGAACAATCGCCATAATCAGCAGGTCGCCTTATTCCACAAACTGGAACAACTGCGTGACCGTCTGATCGCCGAAGGCGACAATGCCATTCCAGACATTCTGGCGCTATACCCTCACGCCGATCGTCAGCAGCTACGTTCTCTGACACGCAATGCGCAGAAAGAAAAGGCCGCGGAGAAGCCACCAAAAGCCGCCCGTCAAATATTCCAGTATCTACGAGAACTGGCTGAAACCGTAGATTAA
- the rapZ gene encoding RNase adapter RapZ: protein MVLMIVSGRSGSGKSVALRALEDMGFYCVDNLPVVLLPELANTLATRNISAAVSIDVRNMPESPEIFEHAMAQLPPSFSPQLLFLDADRNTLIRRYSDTRRLHPLSSKNLSLESAIDKESDLLEPLRSRADLIIDTSEMSVHELAEMLRTRLLGKRERELTMVFESFGFKHGIPIDADYVFDVRFLPNPHWDPKLRPMTGLDRPVAAFLDRHTEVHNFIYQTRSYLELWLPMLETNNRSYLTVAIGCTGGKHRSVYVAEQLADYFRSRGKNVQSRHRTLEKRKPS, encoded by the coding sequence ATGGTACTGATGATTGTCAGTGGGCGTTCAGGTTCAGGGAAATCTGTCGCTCTGCGCGCATTGGAAGATATGGGGTTCTATTGCGTAGATAACCTGCCCGTCGTCCTATTGCCGGAATTAGCAAATACGCTCGCAACCCGGAACATTTCCGCGGCGGTCAGCATTGATGTGCGTAATATGCCGGAATCGCCGGAGATCTTTGAGCATGCCATGGCGCAATTGCCGCCGAGCTTCTCACCTCAGCTACTGTTTCTCGATGCAGATCGTAATACGCTCATTCGTCGCTATAGCGACACCCGCCGCCTGCATCCGCTCTCCAGTAAAAATCTGTCGCTGGAAAGTGCGATTGACAAAGAAAGTGACCTGCTGGAACCGCTGCGCTCCCGCGCCGACCTGATTATCGATACGTCAGAAATGTCGGTACATGAGCTGGCTGAGATGCTGCGCACACGTTTGCTGGGCAAGCGCGAACGCGAACTGACGATGGTATTCGAATCATTCGGCTTCAAGCACGGCATTCCGATTGATGCCGATTACGTGTTTGATGTGCGTTTCCTGCCGAATCCCCATTGGGATCCGAAACTGCGGCCGATGACCGGCCTGGATCGGCCCGTCGCCGCTTTCCTCGACAGGCATACGGAGGTTCACAATTTCATCTACCAGACCCGCAGCTATCTGGAACTATGGCTGCCGATGCTGGAGACCAATAACCGCAGCTACCTGACGGTTGCTATTGGCTGTACCGGTGGGAAACACCGTTCTGTCTATGTCGCCGAACAACTAGCAGACTACTTCCGCTCACGCGGTAAAAACGTACAGTCACGTCACCGCACGCTGGAAAAGCGGAAACCATCATGA
- the aaeX gene encoding p-hydroxybenzoic acid efflux pump operon protein AaeX, producing the protein MSSLPVMVLFGLSFPPVFFVLLVSLTLFFVVNRLLQPTGIYDFVWHPALFNSALFCCLFYLLFRYGL; encoded by the coding sequence ATGAGTTCACTCCCGGTTATGGTGCTGTTCGGGCTGTCATTTCCCCCCGTATTTTTTGTCTTGTTGGTGTCGCTAACGCTGTTCTTTGTCGTGAATCGCCTGCTGCAACCGACGGGGATCTATGATTTCGTCTGGCACCCGGCGTTGTTTAACAGCGCGCTATTCTGCTGCCTGTTTTATTTACTGTTCCGTTACGGTCTGTGA
- the rnk gene encoding nucleoside diphosphate kinase regulator, translated as MTKPNLTISELDAERLDRLLEQPAFADSDIAQALNAELDRAEILPSASIPSHVVTMNSRVRFRDLNTNEEHVRTLVYPAAVKDSQEPLSVMAPLGAALLGMHVGNSITWQLPNGEETRIEVVEILYQPEAAGEYHR; from the coding sequence ATGACGAAACCTAACCTGACCATTAGCGAATTGGATGCGGAACGTTTGGATCGGTTATTGGAGCAGCCCGCCTTTGCGGATAGCGATATCGCACAGGCGTTGAATGCGGAACTGGATCGGGCAGAAATTCTGCCTTCGGCATCAATTCCTTCACATGTCGTCACCATGAACAGTCGGGTGCGTTTTCGCGATCTGAATACCAACGAGGAGCATGTCCGCACGCTAGTTTATCCAGCGGCGGTGAAAGACAGCCAAGAACCGTTGTCCGTAATGGCTCCGCTGGGGGCGGCACTATTGGGAATGCATGTAGGAAACTCGATCACCTGGCAATTGCCAAACGGTGAAGAAACACGCATTGAAGTAGTAGAAATACTTTATCAGCCAGAAGCCGCTGGCGAGTACCATCGCTAA
- the pmbA gene encoding metalloprotease PmbA, translating to MTIITQVAEQRKALELAVAQALELARAGSDAAEVAVTKTTGISVSTRYGDVENVEFNSDGALGITVYHQQRKGSASSTDLSPDAIARTVRAALDIARYTSVDPFAGPADRDLLAFDAPDLDLFHPTELDAERGIELAARAEQAALQADSRITNTEGGSFNSHYGVKVFGNSHGLLKSYCSSRHSLSSCVIAEVNGDMERDYAYTIGRALDDLRSPEWVGEECARRTLSRLSPRKLPTMKAPVMFSAEVATGLFGHLVGAISGSSVYRKSTFLLDKLGQQILPEWLTIEEQPHLLKGLASTPFDSEGVRTQAREIVKAGVLQTWLMTSYSARKLGMKSTGHAGGIHNWRIAGQGLDFNGMLKQMGKGLLVTELMGQGVSGVTGDYSRGASGFWIENGEIQYPVSEITIAGNLKDMLRNIVTVGNDIETRSNIQCGSVLLPEMKIAGE from the coding sequence ATGACGATAATTACTCAAGTTGCGGAACAGCGTAAAGCGCTGGAACTCGCGGTGGCGCAAGCGTTGGAGCTTGCGCGTGCCGGCTCTGATGCGGCGGAAGTCGCGGTGACAAAAACGACAGGCATTAGCGTCAGTACCCGCTATGGTGACGTTGAAAATGTTGAATTCAATAGCGATGGTGCGCTGGGCATCACGGTTTATCATCAACAACGCAAAGGCAGCGCATCCTCTACCGATCTCAGCCCGGATGCGATCGCCCGGACTGTACGAGCTGCGCTGGATATCGCGCGTTACACTTCTGTCGATCCCTTCGCCGGCCCAGCGGATCGCGATCTGCTGGCGTTTGACGCACCGGATCTGGATCTGTTCCATCCGACCGAGCTGGATGCGGAGCGCGGCATTGAATTAGCGGCGCGCGCAGAGCAGGCGGCGTTACAGGCCGACTCGCGCATCACCAACACCGAAGGCGGCAGTTTTAACAGCCATTACGGTGTTAAGGTGTTCGGAAATAGCCACGGCCTGCTGAAGAGCTACTGCTCCAGCCGCCATTCCCTGTCCAGTTGTGTAATTGCCGAAGTGAATGGCGATATGGAGCGGGATTATGCTTATACCATTGGGCGTGCGTTAGACGATTTGCGTAGCCCGGAATGGGTGGGCGAAGAATGTGCGCGCCGCACGCTATCCCGCCTGTCACCGCGTAAACTGCCCACGATGAAGGCTCCCGTGATGTTCTCTGCCGAAGTGGCGACAGGCCTGTTTGGTCATTTAGTCGGGGCAATCAGTGGCAGTAGCGTTTATCGTAAATCGACCTTCCTGCTGGATAAACTAGGTCAGCAGATTCTGCCGGAGTGGCTGACGATAGAGGAGCAGCCGCATTTGCTTAAGGGGCTGGCTTCTACGCCGTTCGATAGCGAAGGCGTACGAACGCAGGCGCGCGAAATTGTGAAAGCGGGGGTGTTGCAGACCTGGCTGATGACGAGCTACTCTGCACGTAAACTGGGGATGAAGAGCACCGGTCACGCGGGCGGTATTCATAACTGGCGCATCGCCGGACAAGGTCTGGACTTCAACGGTATGCTGAAACAGATGGGTAAAGGGCTATTGGTGACCGAACTCATGGGGCAAGGCGTGAGTGGTGTCACGGGGGATTATTCCCGTGGGGCGTCCGGTTTCTGGATCGAGAATGGTGAAATTCAGTATCCGGTCAGTGAGATTACGATCGCGGGCAACCTGAAAGACATGCTGCGTAACATTGTGACGGTGGGAAATGATATCGAGACCCGAAGCAATATCCAGTGTGGTTCCGTGCTGTTGCCTGAAATGAAGATCGCTGGCGAATAA
- the aaeA gene encoding p-hydroxybenzoic acid efflux pump subunit AaeA has translation MKAFLLTLFRRQAMLIRKLSRVAVTLVIVLCAIAAIFRIWAFYTESPWTRDAKFTADVVAIAPDVSGLLTDVRVTDNQLVNKGDVLFVIDQPRYRQAVAQAEADVAYYQAMVREKRRESMRRAQLGVRAMSQENIDQSSSALEIATHQLAKAQAVLSLAKLELDRTVVRAPADGWITNLHVQSGEFIERGNTAVALVKKDSFYLLAYMEETKLEGIRRGYRAEITPLGSEKIFYGTVDSVAAGVNNSSSSVNTKGLANVDSNLEWVRLAQRVPVKIRLDHQMGDLYPAGTTATVVITGEQVNNDKKPSPLIRLLYRLREFG, from the coding sequence GTGAAAGCTTTCTTGTTAACCTTATTTAGGCGTCAGGCCATGTTGATCAGAAAACTTAGTCGCGTGGCGGTTACGCTGGTCATTGTGCTATGTGCGATTGCCGCCATTTTCCGCATCTGGGCGTTTTATACCGAATCGCCCTGGACGCGCGATGCCAAATTTACGGCTGATGTGGTGGCGATCGCACCGGATGTGAGCGGATTGCTGACCGATGTCCGAGTGACGGACAACCAATTGGTAAATAAAGGTGACGTACTGTTTGTCATTGATCAGCCGCGCTATCGTCAGGCCGTCGCGCAGGCGGAAGCCGATGTCGCCTACTATCAGGCGATGGTTAGGGAAAAACGCCGGGAATCGATGCGCCGTGCGCAGTTGGGGGTGAGAGCGATGTCACAGGAAAACATCGATCAATCCAGTAGTGCCTTGGAGATCGCGACGCACCAACTTGCTAAAGCACAGGCCGTGTTGTCACTGGCGAAATTGGAGCTCGATCGCACGGTGGTCCGTGCGCCTGCCGACGGTTGGATCACCAATCTGCATGTGCAAAGCGGCGAATTTATCGAACGCGGAAATACCGCGGTGGCGTTAGTGAAAAAAGATTCGTTTTACCTATTGGCATATATGGAAGAGACCAAACTTGAGGGTATTCGCCGCGGCTATCGTGCGGAGATCACCCCGCTGGGTAGCGAAAAAATATTTTATGGCACGGTAGATAGCGTGGCGGCAGGCGTGAATAACAGCAGTAGCAGTGTGAATACGAAGGGATTGGCTAACGTAGATTCCAATCTGGAGTGGGTGCGTCTGGCTCAGCGCGTGCCCGTGAAGATCCGTCTCGATCATCAAATGGGCGACCTTTATCCGGCTGGTACCACGGCGACCGTGGTCATTACCGGAGAACAGGTTAACAACGATAAAAAACCGTCGCCGCTTATTCGCCTGCTTTATCGTCTGCGTGAGTTCGGCTAA
- the hpf gene encoding ribosome hibernation promoting factor, with product MQLNITGHHIEITEPMRDFVNGKFAKLEQYFDRINQVNVVLKVEKIRHIAEATLYVNGGELHATSEAEEMYAAIDVLIDKLTRQLNKHKDKLKQH from the coding sequence ATGCAGCTCAACATTACCGGACACCATATCGAGATCACGGAACCTATGCGTGATTTTGTGAATGGCAAGTTTGCCAAATTAGAGCAGTATTTTGACCGGATTAACCAGGTTAACGTGGTATTGAAGGTGGAAAAAATCCGGCATATTGCCGAAGCCACGCTCTATGTTAACGGCGGGGAACTGCATGCAACGTCAGAAGCGGAAGAAATGTACGCCGCGATAGATGTATTAATTGATAAGCTGACAAGACAGCTTAATAAGCATAAAGATAAACTCAAGCAGCACTAA